In Candidatus Nezhaarchaeota archaeon, the sequence AGAGCTCGAAGATGCGGCTCTCTGTTGAAGCCAATAATAGTCCATGAAATAGAAGCGAGAAACGCTAGCACTCATTTCAACATCTGAAGGAATAGAAAATGGCTTTCACGTATCGGTTTAACGTCGCGTGAAGATGTGAAGCTTTTCTCACTCCCTCAAACAACCGGTAGCTATGTGGTGGTTGGGCCTTGCTATTCATGAAGCAGGGCTCAATTTGTTGATGGTCTTTCTACCACTTTACGTAATTGCGATAGGCGGGTCACTTATTGACATTGGCATCATGTTCGCTGCCGGTCAACTATCGACAATCCCAGCCTCAATCTTATGGGGCTATGCTTGCGACAAGATTGAGCGCTACAAGGTCTTCATCCTCATCTCATTTATGTCCCTAGCTATAATCATGTACTCATTCACTTTAGTATCAAGCGTGAAGTTATTGGTGGTGCTCTATGTGCTCATGTCAATCCTGCATGTCGCTCACAGTTCACCAAAAAATGTGCTTATTGCAGAACTCTATACACATGAAGAGTGGAGGAGAAATTTTGCTGTATATGAGGGCTTTGTAGAGATTGGGCGCCTCTTAGGCTTAATTTCAGGCTTCATGATCTCAGTTGATAGGGTCGACGGTATTTCAATACCAATTCTATGTGGTAGCCTCCACTTGGCTGCCTTCGCTATGTCAGTTGTCTTAGTCAAGGACCCAATATTGATGATGGAGCGACGGTTAGTAGCCATAGAGAGAGCTGTAAATCTTGCATATAGGGGCACATCAGTCCTCTCTAAGATTCTCAATGGAACCTCCACAAACCATCACCTTAGAGGGGATGGCGTTAAAGCATTCTGTTGTGGCTTAGCTCTCTTCTACTTAGCGACAGCCATACTTTTCACGCCCCTGCCAGTCTTTCTTTCACAATGTTTAACTCTTTCACAGGGCCTAGTCTTCATTGCCTACTCTGTAAACTCCATTGGAGGAGCCTTAGGTTACTTCCACCTAGCTCAACGATTTAATCAACCTGTTGAGAGGGTCGCATTAGTTAAGGTGGCCCTCTTAAGGAGCCTACTAGCTTTCCTCATAGTATTTACATTACAGCTCTCAACCCTTAGCACGATAGTGATCATGATATTATTGGCATTATTAGGCTACCTCTACGCACTATTCAACACCTACACCTTGACCTTGTCAATGGAGCTCCTCCCGAGAAAGAGAATTGGACTTTTTGATGCACTTGTAAGCTTAGGCTCCGTCTGCGGCTCCTTCATTGGCCCTCTTATTGCCGAGAAAGCTGGCTTTACGTGCGCATTCTTAATGAGCAGCGTGACCTTCCTCATTTCATCCATAATCTTCAAGGTATTCAGTAGAGGTGCAATGTGACATGGCATCGTAGGGTGTAGCCTTCAAAATGTGCATCAGCCTCTTCAAAGTCCAGCTCCCATACCATCAAACATCAGAGAGAAGACCAAATAACAATAGATGCTCGTAAAAATTCTCTATTTGATGTCAAATGCAAGGCCATTTGGTCAATTTTTAATCGAAGTCATGCAGGAGTAAGCGCCATATGATTATGGCTTAAATGTAGTCGTTATCTTCATCATCAACGTTTAAGCACGTTCCTCATCTCCTTAATCCACTGCGGCTCAATAAATCTTGTATGGCAAGTCTCGCAGATTTGACCTTTAGGCGTCTCACCCTTCAGGATTTTATTTATGGTACATAATGTCCTAAGGAATAGTGCTGAATTAAGCATGATGAAGTGACTCTTATCCTTATGCAAACAGTGGTTTAAAGTCCCTCTAGCCTTTCCGCGAACCTCGTCCTTCAATATGCCTTTTATCACCTTCTCTCTTGGGTGGGAGGCGAGCTTAAACATAAATTGTGGATTCTTACCCTCAATTCTTGCTACTCCGATTTTTGCAAACCCTCCGATGTCCGGAGAATAATTTAGTTTTAACCTCAACTTTTTGATAATTTCAACATCTCCTATCTCATTCGCTAAGTAATCGACTATTTGATCGAAGCAGCCCATACAGAAGCTAAAATTCTCAACCGGAATGCCTTTCTTTTTCTCCAATTCGCAGAAGTAGGTTTCTTCTCTACCGCTTTGCTGAACCTCTCTACTAATGAGCATTCTCCTCTCACAGAGATCTTGAGGTAACCCTACTTTGCTTATGAGCTTCTCAGTTAAATCAAGCACGTCTCTTATGTTTAAGTAAAACATGACCCAATTGGACCATCTTTCAGGGCCTACTCGACGGACAGATGTTCTTTCAATGTGATAATTTTCTGGCTTGATGACTAAACATACGTTCCTCTTCTCTCCACATAACTCAACCTCAAGTAAACTCTTTTCATCAGGGATAACATAGGCTTCCTTTCCACCCTTAATGATTCTCTCCCAACCTAAGTCTGATGGACTTCTTCCGTAGCGAGAGGGGTGGATGAGCCTTTCGATGGTTACTGGAGGCTTTTTGGAAACCCAGCCTCGAAAATTAGCGTATACTATCGGGAGCGGGGTCGGCTTGGGAACCTTAAAGCCAGCATTTATAAGCTCCTCCTGAAGTTCAAGTGATGCTGGGAAATAAATCTGGAGCGACTCAATATGGTACGTTCCAATATGCATGTGCTATTATCCCTTGGAAGTAGAGTTAAGGTTAAAGTTTCCCGCTTTCTCCATCTTTCTATTTACCTATAACACTTTTCTGGGATTTGATTCTCTCTTGGAGAAATGTCCTTAATCTCTTAGCGTCATCCCTAACCACGTACTCGATGACGTCCCCGGTGAGGGTTACTTGCTTGTAGCCAACTTTTTCCAGGATTATGTCCATTAGCTCCAAGTCCACCTCGTACCCGTAGCTGTTCCTGCCGAGCTCCTTGGCGACCTTCATCGTTGTCCCGGAGCCCAAGAAGGGGTCCAGCACCACCTCGCCTCTAAAGCTGAATAACTTAATCAAGCGCCTAGGGATCTCTTCTGGGAAAGCTGCTATCCCCTCCTCAAGCCTACCTCTAAGTGGCAGTACGTTGACGATGTCCCACACTGTCAAGTACCACTTCTCCTTGTTGAAGACCTCTATGTTTATCCTGGATGCCTCTAAGACCTTGTTGTCGAGCCTCTTCAGGTACGAGTAGTCGAAGCTGCCGTTCTGGAATATCAGTATCTCCTCGTAGATGTTGTCGGGATGATAGTACATTGGGTATGGGTGCTGCACCACAACACCACTCCTCCTACTTATGCGGATGTAGCCCTCAGGCTTCCTCCAAATGATCTTGTCCCTGTACTCAAAGCCTTCGTCGATCATTATCTTGGTCATGTCGGCACATATTGGGTACAGCTTGCCCTCGATCCTGACATCCTGGGTCACGAAGCATGCGACCCTACCAGGAGCCAAGACCCTCTTTAGCTCCTTGGCGACGGCTCGAATCAAGTCGAGGTACTCATCGTAGCTCTTAAAGAGGCCCGGATAATCGAAGGGAGCGTTGTAGTAAGGTGGGGATGTGACCACTAGGTGAACCGACCTATCGGGAACCTCCTTCATGTTCCTACAATCGCCAAAGATTATCTTGTGCCAGGTCATTTACACTCATCCATCCTAGATACACATCATTTAACCCATCCTTAATGGGTCTATGATGGTTCGGCTAAGGCTGGACATTTGTTCCTTAACCTCTCTCTGTTTATTCGACCATTTTGTAAAGGCCATCTTAAAATTCAACACTCTTTTAAATTACTTAGTCATAGAGAAGTTTTTCTATCATGAATTTAAACCTTTTCTATATTTTAAGGGCTTTAAAGATTTTCTAAAACATGAAATTATGAGTAAAACATCTCTCATGGAACTCTCACAGACTACTACTTCTACCCCTTATCAGTTCAGCCTTTCCTCTCAGGTCCACGAAGGAGGGCTATTACTTTAATGGTATCCGTCTTCTTGCTTAGCGTCATTAACACTAATCATCCATGTAGTGGAGCACTGTACCATTAAGGTTGGTGTAGGCGCCGCAAAACCTACAATAATCTTTAACCATCAGTCTTCCACACACTGAGCAGGCTGTTGAACCCTCAACTTTACCCGGAGCCTCTAAGCCCAATTCTATGAACCTGTAAGCCAGCCATGCATGGACTTTACTGGGGGGCTTAAAGCCCATCTCCCTCTCAACTAGTCTTACCATATTATCGCTCACTTTGGAAGCTAACATTTTAAGCATAGCTTGGGATCCAGACCCAATGTTAACTGGAGTCTTAGGTCTACTAGCCACTTCCACGAGTCCATACATTCTAAGCGCCTCCCTAAGCAACGCCTTCCCAACCCCCTCATCGACTAGACATTTCAAGGGCAATTTCAATACAATCTCCTTGACCGCATCGGTATAAAGAGGGGTTTGAACTCTTATTCCTAGAGCTTGACCTATATAGACTGTTGGCAGCCAAGAACTGATCGCCCTCTCCTCAATCCAGCTTCTTACATAGCTCTCAGGCTTATTGCACAGGAAGGTGTAACCAACGAAAAGCTCATCTCCACCATCACCCGACAGTATGCTAGAGCACCCCATGCTCTTAGCCCTGCTCATGGCTATGTAGTGAACAACGTCAGCCGAGACTTCTACTGGATCTATGACCCTAATGTTCTCTAGGACCCAATCCACAGCCTTTAAGTACTCCTTCACATTGGGCCTAACAATCGTGTGGCTCTTAATCTTGAGCTTGCGTGCTACCATTGAAGCGTACCATACATCTGGACCGCCTAAGTCAACTGTTAATGCTTTAAGCTCCTCTCTTCTCGGGTGTACCAGCACTATGAAACTTGTATCAACTCCTCCAGAGAGGAGTGTCCATTCACATTTAGAAGCTTCTCTAGCAACTATCTCAACAATGACGTTGATGTACTTTGAACACTCAAAGTTCAAGACTAAACCCCACGAACTCTACTGTTTAGCCCAGCCCATTAGTTAAAAGGCTTCCTGAAAAGACTTAATGAAAGTAGCATGCATTAAAAGCTCTACAAGCTCTAATTTAGGCTCTAACACTAGTAAGGTGGTCAACAGATCTACGCTAAAATAATCTTAAAACTTTAACCTTCAGCATAAACCTTTAACACAGATATGAACCAGCTCAAAGTGAACTCGTCACGATAGCATGAGGGCAGCTTAGAGGGGTGGTAGTACGTGTACGTATGGTATTTTGCTTACGGTAGGAATGTGGATATAAGCACCTTCACAAACAGGGTTGGTAGGCCAATAATCATGTTCAGAGGCATACTGCCAGGTTACAAAATAAGCTTCCACAAACATCCTGGTCCAAAGGTAGGCGTGGGCTATGCCACAATACATCCAGCAGTTAAGGAGTGGGTTGAGGGCGTCCTCTACTTGATTACCGTTGACCAACTCATAAGGCTGGACGAGATAGAGGGCGTTCCGGCAAACCACTATAAGCATGAGGATGTGGATGTGTGGTGTATCGAGCAGGCTAGATGGATTAAAGCGGTAACATACGTGGCCGTTAAGGTAGATGAGACATTGAGGCCCGATAAGAGGTACTTAACCCAAATAATTGAGGGAGCAAAAGCAGTAGGACTAAGCAGAGAATGGATTGGTAAGCTCGAAGAGCTTATGAAAGAGGCCACTTAAATTCTTAAGATCTCGACTGGAGTACTTTAATGAGACACCACAGGGCTAGATGTCGAGGTCTTTGAGCTGCTTACTATGCTCCACGATCTAAGCAATTTAGAAGTGCGTGAAAGGTTTTCTAGGCATCGTAGACACTTCAAAGACTGCTTCAATTAATTCAAGAAGCATGGGCGAGTAAGATTTTTCAACATTATGCGCCAACCATTGAAGTGTAAGCCTTAATGTCAGGTGAGGCCTTGATTAAGGTATTCATTTCAGGCCCCATACAAGGCATGGAGCACAACCAGGAGTATAGAGCTAGGATTAGGAGGCTTCTTGAATCTAGAGGTTACGAGGTAATAGATCCGTGGGAAAGAGAGAAGGTGTTCTATAGAGCATCTAGAGAGGACTGGTGGAAGAACGTACCTCCTAGAGAGTTCATAGAGAGGGACTTAAGGGATGTAGAGAGATGTGACGCGCTCATAGCTTATCTTCCTAGGCTATCAGCCGGGACATGCATGGAGCTATTCTATGCTAAGCTTAAGGGGAAGAAGGTCGTGTCAATTATAGAGTTTGACAACCCAAGCCCATGGATAACACTGCACTCAGACGTGATATTGAGGAGTTTAGATGAGCTTGAAATGTATGTTGAGAGGAGAGGTTTAGAAGAGCTGTTAAGTGAGCGTACGCGGTGTTGAGCTTGACTCCTAGGGTTGAGGACGTAGTGGAGGAGGTTGTTAAGGCGATCATCGAAACCGTAAAGCTTAAGGATAGGGGGTTCAAGCCAGCAGCTATACAAGATGTCTTAAAAAGTGGACCCTGGAAATACGTTGAACCGATAAGTGTTGGCGATGACTATTCAATAGTGTTAAAGGTTCCCCATTTAAGGCCCTGTGATAAGGATTATGTGCAAGCAGAGGGACTAGGTGAGGTGGTAGAGCCCATTAGGAACTTCTCGTTAGTCATAAGGTTTAATGGAAGCTACGTGGCGATTGGAAGTTCAGCCATGCGAGTATCCCTGAATGTTCCTGGCGAGGCCTTGGAGAGGATTATTAAGTTGTGCTTTAAGCATTAAACGAGAATCAAGTCGATTCGAAGCGTTTACTATCATAGTACTTTGGCCTCCTTTAAGCTTCTCTCAATTAAGCTCACGTACCTCTTCACGGACTGAAGAATTCTCTCAGCATAATCTCTTGTGAACGCTCTTGATGCTGGTATCCCCTCCCTCTCATAGCCGTAAAGGGCCACCCCCCTTATGGAGGCTAGCTGAGAGACGAGCATAGCTAGCTCACTAACCTCGAGCTTAACGCCTTCCGGTAGAGAGTCGCTATGCTCCACGAGTACGTCACTCACGTCATGGCTTCGTGGGTACTCTATTCCAATAGCTCTCAACAAGGCCTTAACAGCCATTTCGAGAGCTTCCTGAGACCTCCTAATCGAAGTTGCATTATCACCGTCCTCTAAGGCCATGTCTGCTTCCTTCAGAAAACGCTTGGATCTAAAGATGTAGTCCCTAGCCATCTCTATGTTTATCATACCTTAATCACTTCACCTAATCTTGCTCCCGGCTTTAGAACCCAGTACCATCCATGCTTGCCTCTAACCCTAGTGGCACCTAGCTCCCTAAGCCTTTCTCTAAGCTTTTTAAGCTCATTATCTAGAAAATCACCCTTATCGATTAATGGTATCCCATCGACGGTCAGGTCTAAGAGTATTGGTGGGTGCTTCTGAACCTCCTCAGGTGTTAATATGACTTCAGATATCGTTGTAGGTAGACCCTTATCTCTTAATATCTTCCTCAAGCTCAAGGTCCTCTGTCTAAACACTCTCTTGACTTGGAACGCTATCTCAAGCCTCTCATCCACCTCCTCACTAAGGCCTCTAGCAACTACAAGCAAGTCTATGTCACTGCCCTCAGAGAATTCACCTCTAGCCACACTGCCGAAAATGTACACCGAAATGAGATTGTCGCGAAGGAACTCCATGAGTACATCGAGGTAAACGTTAAGGTACTCCTTAAGCGCATCACTCAAAGCATCACTCATTTATAGGGATCCACCGAGAGAAGGTTCGCTCAGCATTAATTAAACATTACTATCACACTAATCCATCACCATCGCTCACACTTTGAGGGGGTCAACTCTCATCACCTAAAGCTATCACAGTATTGCAAGAGGCCCCTCATTATCTTAATTAAGGCTGTTGTCGAACCCAAAGTTGATCATCCCTAGCAGCTCATCAACATTAAAAAGTTAACTCTACGTAGACGTCCCTACAATGCGTACTCTCTCTTCCTCTTCCTTAAGAGGTATATGAAGAATGGCCCTCCGGCTAAGGCTGTTACTATCCCCACGGGTATTTGAGCTGGTGCTAGGGCCACCCTCGCAATGCTATCGCACGTCACTAAGAAGATCGCTCCAAAGAGCATTGAGCAGGGCAGCAGTACCCTATGGTCTGGGCCAACGATAAGCCTGACGATGTGTGGCACCATGAGGCCCACGAAAGCAATCATCCCTATAAAGGAAACGGCTATTGCTGTTGCCAAGGAGCTCACAACTATCAGTATAAGCTTTAATACCTCTATATTCACTCCAAGGGTCAAGGCAGTCTCCTCACCCATCAACATTATGTTAAGGTCCCTAGCATATAGCATGGCTACAATGCAGCAAACTATTAGGATGGGCATTGATATGGTCACGTAGTCCCACCGAGCCATAGCTAAGTTCCCTAGAAGCCAGAAATATAGACCATGAAGCTTCTCACCAGCCATCATTGAGAGAAAGGAGGTTATGGCTGAGAGTAGCATGCCAACAGCTATGCCAGATAGAAGAAGGGTCATGACTGGAACCCTACCACCAACCCTACTAAGGTTATAAACTGCCACTAGCGCTATCATGGCGAACATGAAGGCCATAGTTGGAATAGCTGCTATACCTAAGACTGCAAATCCAAAACCTAAAACAATCGCTAAAGCAGCCCCAAGCGCAGCTCCAGCTGAGACCCCTACGACATACGGATCAGCCATTGGATTCCTAAACATCCCTTGAAGAAGAGCTCCAGCAAGTGATAGTGCTGCTCCGACTACGCAACCCATTAGGACTCTAGGAACTCTAATTGTCAATATTATCTTCTCGTAGACTACATCAACATCAACTAATGGATTCAATGGCTTAAGAAGAGCTTTCAAGACATCTGTGGGAGGTATGAAGAAGGAGCCTATACAGGTGGAAAGAATTATCGTGATAAATAAGGCAATCACTAAGAGTGTAGTGTACAGTTTCCACCTTCGCCTTCTAGCTGCGATCGCTGTTGGTATCAACCTCTAAACGCCTCTGGATGTAGGTATCGAGCAATTATTTCTAAGGCTTCTACTAGCCTCGGTCCAGGTCTTACGATGATGTCCTCCTCTATGAAGTACACCCTATTGTTCTTGATTGCACTAATAACTGACCAGCCAGGCCTTGCTTTAATGCTGTCAATTGACACGTTGTAGTCGCTCATATAGGTGTCTGGCAGTATTATCACATCGGGGTTCCTTGCAATAACATCCTCATCGCTTACTACCGGCCAAGGTACCTTAGCGTCATGGAATATGTTCTTGCCGCCAGCATAGAATATTAGCTGGTCTATGAAGGTCCCTGGACCAGCCGAGAATAATGGACTGAACCACAACTCATAGTACACCTTCGCTCTCGGGAGATTTGCAACCTTTTGAACAACAACCTTAATCCTAGCTTCTAACTTAGCGACGAGCTCTTGCGCCTCTCTAAATCTTCCAGTTGCCTTCCCTATTAGATTGATGTCGTAGAACACATCCTCTATTAGCTTAGAACCCGTAAGTAGCACAGTTATATTCAAGGTTCGAAGCCTTTCAGCTACATCAAGGTGAGATGGGACTAGAGAGTCACCTATCACTAGGTCAGGATTTAGTGCCACTATTGCCTCCAGGTTGGGGTCCCAGTAACCACCTATCACGGAGAGCCTCTTACCCTTCTTCATCTCCTCAACATCCAGTGGATAATTGCAATACGCCGTAACACCTACAACCCTATCACCCAATCCTAGAGCAAACAGTATCTCCGTTATTGCTGGGCTTAACGACACTATTCTCCTGGGCTCTGAGGCAATGACCACAATCTTCCCTGACCTGTCGGTCAAGGTTATTGGGAACTCTCTCACTGTTAGCATGTGGTACTTCTCAAGTAGCTTTTGATACTCGCCTTGAACTTCGCTTAGCTTATCAGCAAGCTGGCTATTGACAAGGACCATGTAGCCTAGAGCTATAGCCTCGATGACCACAAGAGCGATTAGGATTGCCAATACCTGTCTCGAGTTCATACGCATCATTTTGGTAGGATTATCCAACCAAGTTTTTAAGCTTTACTTTCACTGAGCCATGCGCTTCCACTAGGGCCAGCTTGAGCAACTTTAGCGACCCTGGGCTTACTGGGTCATAGCAATCTTCCATGAGACGACAATCGTGGGTCATGCAAGACCTACGGTTACGGGTGATGAAGTCGTGGTTCTCACATTAGTTGAAGCAGAGATGTTGCTGGCTTAGGTGCCTTCAAGCGTTGGGGTTTAGCGTTGCATTTAACGTCATCACCTAGCGCCTAGGCTTACATCACGTTGCCTTCAATCTCCTCGCGATATAGCAATACCTATAAAGCTCCAAGTCCTTAAGCTAGTCACGCACTGTGATGGTTATGCTTTCATCAGCCCATGGTGGCGATGTATGGCTTGTCGAAAAGCTTCTTGGTATTAGCGCTTTGAGGATCCTGGATTTCAGCTCCAATGTGAATCCATATGGACCGTCACCAAGAGCTGTTAGAGCCATAATCGATATGTTGTGGATGGTCAACTCCTACCCTGACGATGAGTCTTTAAGGTTAAAGGAGAAGCTTGCTGAACGATATGATTTGAAACCATTGAACTTAATCATAGGTAATGGGTCAACTGAGATCATATACATGTTTTCATTGCTATTTGCTAGTAACAACCTTGTAGGCATTCACATCCCTACCTTCTCCGAATATGAGAGGTCTGTTCAAGTTTATGGTGGCAAGTGTATCTTTACGAGACCCCACATATACGATCAGCCGAGCGTAAACGAGTTCGTTGAGCTTATGGATAGGGGGGCCAGGGCTATCTTCATCTGCAACCCTAATAACCCCAATGGTATGGTGATGAAGTCGAGCGAGGTTGAAGAGCTTCTGCATGAAGCTGAGAAGAGGGGTATCTACGTTCTCCTGGATGAAGACTTCATCGAGTTGGCCGATGAGGGCTGCAGGAGCTTTATAGGTGAGGTTGAGAGATTTCGTAACCTCGTGGTTTTGAGGTCCTTCACCAAGAGTCATGGGTTGGCCGGTCTTAGGATTGGTTATGCTGCATCCAACTCTGAGATCATTGAAAAGTTTGAGAGAATTAGGGTTAGGTGGAACGTTAACTTGCTTGCTCAGCAAGCAGCTCTAGCAGCTATTGACGATGAAGAGCACGTAGAGGCAGCTAGGAGACTTGTGAAGTTGGAGAAGCCTAGGCTCTTGCACGAACTTGAAAGGTTGGGTTGGCTTAAACCAGTTTATAGTCACACGAACTTCCTCTTAGTGGAGGTGAGTAAGGCAACATCAGCTCAGCTTAAGGTTGAACTAGCGCGTAGAGGGATACTAATAAGGGACTGTAGCAATTTCAGAGGACTAAGTAATAGATACGTGAGGGTGGCGGTAAGGAGGCCTTGGGAAAACAAAATCCTAATACGTGAATTAGAGCATCTAGAGCCTCCTTGAAGGGCTGCTGCCCCAAAGTTATTTTCTCAGCACCTCCTATAGAGGGTAGAAAGACCTTGGAAGAGGTGGATGCTAGGAACATAATACTTAGAGCTCTACGTGAAGGATTGAAGGGTCCCAACAGGGATTGTAGATACTACCCGTGCCACTTTGATGGTCAAGACTGCACTTGGTGTTACTGTCCATTCTATCCATGCATGGATAAGAGGATGGGGGGCTTCATGACAGTTAGCGAAGTTATGGGCGAGACTGTCTGGAGTTGCATGCACTGCACGTGGATCCATAAACCTAAAGCTGCTCAACTGATCTTAGATGAGTTAAAGAGAGTGTCGAGCGAGATCACGCGAAACGGGTTACAAATCTTGAGGTTCAATGTGTGGATGAAGATTGCAAGCTGTATAAACGACTTGATGAACTGACAACGCCGCTACGTTCTCTAGAAGTAGCACGCACAGTTCCACTCATCAAACCAGCGTAATGCATTGACCTTCCTAAGTGGACAATCTACCAGGTGTTTCGTTAACCTCTCTTCATCAAACTCCTCAAGGCAAAATGGACACTTCATCTAAGTCACAAGAGAAAGGTAGCAGCATGCCTATATCTCTTATCGCAGTCAAACATTAAGTAGTTTTAAAGAAAGGACCTAATAAAGGAGTTTCACGTGGAGGTTAACATGTTTCACGAAGGCTTAACTCACACTCTCATCACGAACCTGTTAATACTCATGATAGCCTTCATTTTCGACCTGATTTTAGGTGATCCTCCAAGTAAGCTTCACCCTGTCGTCTGGATGGGCTTCGTTATAGGTAGAGCTAAGCGGCTTAATAGGGGGTCAAGAACTGCTAGGAGTATTCTAGGCTCACTTGTTGCTATCAGCACGATCCTCCTCTTCTCCATACCCATCTATTTAATCCTCTACGTCGCTAGCAACTTTAGTTACGTGATTTACGTACTAGCTTCGGGGGTAATGCTAAAGTTCTCATTCGCTTTCAGATCGCTTGCTGACTACACTAAGCCAATAGCTGATAAGCTCGTGGTCGGCGACATTGATGGTGCTAGGCGCTACATACCGTACATAGCTAGAAGAGATCCTAGTAAACTTAATGGGGAGCTCATCACTTCCACAACAGTTGAGTCCATAGCCGAGAGTACTGTTGATGGTATTACATCACCCCTATTCTACTTTGCCCTCCTTGGGGTGCCTGGAGCCATAGCCTACAGGGTCGCTAACACCCTCGACTCCATGCTCGGCTACAAGACCCAGGATCTTAAGGACTTTGGATGGTTTTCAGCTAGGCTAGACACAATCCTGAACTTTATCCCTGCTAGGTTAACGGCCTTAATAATGGTGTTCTCAGCATTACTTCTCAAGCTCAACTGGAGGAATAGCCTAAGGATTTCTTTGAGGGATCACACGAAGACTGAAAGCTTGAACGCAGGCTGGCCCATGTCAGCTATGGCTGGAGCACTTAACGTCAGACTCGTCAAGGTAGGTTTCTATGAGCTTGGAGATCCTATTGAGAAGTTAGAGCCAAGGCACATCATCCAGGCGATTAAAGTCATGAGGATGACGGTGTTGCTCTACATAATTATTATATGCCTAACATTGCTAGCTCTAAGATGTACCATCC encodes:
- a CDS encoding cobalamin-binding protein — protein: MNSRQVLAILIALVVIEAIALGYMVLVNSQLADKLSEVQGEYQKLLEKYHMLTVREFPITLTDRSGKIVVIASEPRRIVSLSPAITEILFALGLGDRVVGVTAYCNYPLDVEEMKKGKRLSVIGGYWDPNLEAIVALNPDLVIGDSLVPSHLDVAERLRTLNITVLLTGSKLIEDVFYDINLIGKATGRFREAQELVAKLEARIKVVVQKVANLPRAKVYYELWFSPLFSAGPGTFIDQLIFYAGGKNIFHDAKVPWPVVSDEDVIARNPDVIILPDTYMSDYNVSIDSIKARPGWSVISAIKNNRVYFIEEDIIVRPGPRLVEALEIIARYLHPEAFRG
- a CDS encoding cobalamin biosynthesis protein translates to MEVNMFHEGLTHTLITNLLILMIAFIFDLILGDPPSKLHPVVWMGFVIGRAKRLNRGSRTARSILGSLVAISTILLFSIPIYLILYVASNFSYVIYVLASGVMLKFSFAFRSLADYTKPIADKLVVGDIDGARRYIPYIARRDPSKLNGELITSTTVESIAESTVDGITSPLFYFALLGVPGAIAYRVANTLDSMLGYKTQDLKDFGWFSARLDTILNFIPARLTALIMVFSALLLKLNWRNSLRISLRDHTKTESLNAGWPMSAMAGALNVRLVKVGFYELGDPIEKLEPRHIIQAIKVMRMTVLLYIIIICLTLLALRCTILIPWVM
- a CDS encoding histidinol-phosphate aminotransferase family protein, translated to MLSSAHGGDVWLVEKLLGISALRILDFSSNVNPYGPSPRAVRAIIDMLWMVNSYPDDESLRLKEKLAERYDLKPLNLIIGNGSTEIIYMFSLLFASNNLVGIHIPTFSEYERSVQVYGGKCIFTRPHIYDQPSVNEFVELMDRGARAIFICNPNNPNGMVMKSSEVEELLHEAEKRGIYVLLDEDFIELADEGCRSFIGEVERFRNLVVLRSFTKSHGLAGLRIGYAASNSEIIEKFERIRVRWNVNLLAQQAALAAIDDEEHVEAARRLVKLEKPRLLHELERLGWLKPVYSHTNFLLVEVSKATSAQLKVELARRGILIRDCSNFRGLSNRYVRVAVRRPWENKILIRELEHLEPP